The DNA segment GCCAGCTGTTGGCACACGCCTTTTGACCACCTCATGATACTCTGTTTTAGTCTTTgtaaatgcagtaaaaataacTCCACTTGGGAATCCGAATGACACGGTTACACATCTGAGAGGcccatttttaaattcagacaCATTGTGGCCAAGGAACTACTAAAGTACTAAAGATCACATGGAAATCgcctcaaaaacatgtttttgtttgtatgtcaAACACTTACTTACAATACCCAATATTAAAACTAATGCAACTTTGTATAATCCAAATCACACAGACCACCTGGACTGGGGCGAGGCTGGTCTGCAGGCTCCTCTGGTGATGGGACGGTGCTCAGAGTGAGCGCGGCGGAGGACGACGACTGCTCCTCTTCGCTGCCGGGGGTGATGATCTCCGGTACGACAGGAGGAGGCGGGGCCTCTGATTCCTCCTGCTGATCTGAAGGAGCGGACTCAGGAGGTGAGGGTGCGGGAGGAGCAGGTCGAGGGGGAACAGCAGGACGAGAGGCGGCGCTCGGGGCTCCGGTGGCCACAGGAGGAGGAATCCCCGCCTCATCCACAGGTCTGCCTTTTTTAACAGCAGCTAACATCGTCTCCAGAGTCTGTAGAGAGAAACAATCAGTTTCAGATGTCTGCTGTGTGAAGCATCACAGTAAAATTAAACCATGAACACAAGCAATTATCTGAAATTACAGGTTTTTAGAACTGAGatgacaaacagacacaggGCCTGTTTAGTTCTGTTCATTCATGTAAATGAGAGGAAcgagaggaggagctgctgcagaggtgagcgAAAGCAAACTTTAAGACCCAGCGCAATGACCTGTTAAGTTTCACCTCCACTTCACTTTGTGTTCTACTGCTCCGTTTGTACCCAGAGTACGCTCCGTGCTCCAGGAGTGAGGTGCAGTCAATAACAAAATGGTATGCATATTCCCaaagtgctcctaatgaacgcACAGCTCCAAAAATCCGCCACAAAGAAAATTGACATGTGGAAAACATTGCTGAGTATTTCTAAGACTTTTGTAAGACTGATGTAAGACATTTTCAACAAAGTCAGAGAACAATTCATAAAGTAAACAGTGTAATTCTGCACTGCGATCATGTATCTCGTCTGGAGTTTCACTCACCTTCAGGCCGCGCTCGTATCTGCGGGCTTTGGAGGTCTCCCCTGCACTTTTAGCATTCTGTAACGCCGTCTTGTACATGCCCACT comes from the Plectropomus leopardus isolate mb unplaced genomic scaffold, YSFRI_Pleo_2.0 unplaced_scaffold10866, whole genome shotgun sequence genome and includes:
- the LOC121963317 gene encoding coiled-coil and C2 domain-containing protein 1B-like, with protein sequence AELQEVVGEEEAEDAVSPTSSLTAESPQAETPESPAPQQKQQEVTAPSAAPGSLQHTLEERVGMYKTALQNAKSAGETSKARRYERGLKTLETMLAAVKKGRPVDEAGIPPPVATGAPSAASRPAVPPRPAPPAPSPPESAPSDQQEESEAPPPPVVPEIITPGSEEEQSSSSAALTLSTVPSPEEPADQPRPSPGGLCDLDYTKLH